In Oncorhynchus nerka isolate Pitt River linkage group LG26, Oner_Uvic_2.0, whole genome shotgun sequence, one DNA window encodes the following:
- the LOC115110047 gene encoding trypsin-like, with amino-acid sequence MDSWWALCAVVVMLTCIGKGGHAQLDVCGTAPLNTKIVGGLNAVAGSWPWQASLHRSSRHFCGGSLVNKDWVLTAAHCFASTSTSGLLVYLGRENQKSVNPNEVSRTVSQIIRHPNYNSATNDNDICLLKLSSSVTFTNYIRPVCLTAGGSTYYNGTTSWVTGWGNINSGVSLPSPQTLQEVELPIVGNRKCTCLYAGVGSITGNMICAGLLAGGKDSCQGDSGGPLVSKSGLVWIQSGVVSFGVSCAKPNFPGVYARVSQYQAWIKSQISTDQPGFVTFSSSGNNSDLTVTCAALSGGATHLLSFSLSLLLSLSPILLSFYLFL; translated from the exons ATGGACTCATGGTGGGCATTGTGTGCTGTGGTAGTAATGTTGACCTGCATTGGAAAAG GTGGCCATGCACAGTTGGATG TGTGCGGCACAGCTCCTCTCAACACAAAGATCGTGGGGGGTCTTAATGCAGTGGCGGGGAGCTGGCCATGGCAGGCCAGTCTGCACAGATCCAGCAGACATTTTTGTGGAGGCTCCCTTGTCAACAAAGACTGGGTCCTGACTGCCGCTCACTGCTTCGCCAG CACCAGCACGTCTGGCCTGCTTGTCTACCTGGGCCGGGAAAATCAGAAAAGCGTCAACCCCAACGAGGTGTCCCGAACGGTCTCTCAGATAATCCGCCACCCCAACTACAAcagtgcaaccaatgacaatgACATCTGTCTGCTGAAGCTCTCGTCATCCGTCACCTTCACTAACTACATTCGGCCGGTCTGCCTGACAGCAGGGGGCAGCACATACTACAATGGCACTACTAGCTGGGTCACTGGCTGGGGCAATATCAATAGTGGAG TGTCCCTGCCCTCACCCCAGACCCTACAGGAGGTGGAGCTGCCAATAGTGGGGAACAGGAAGTGTACCTGTCTCTATGCTGGAGTGGGTTCAATCACAGGCAACATGATCTGTGCTGGTCTATTGGCAGGAGGAAAGGATTCCTGTCAG GGAGACTCAGGGGGGCCGCTAGTGAGCAAATCGGGCTTAGTCTGGATCCAGTCTGGTGTTGTGAGTTTCGGAGTAAGCTGTGCTAAACCAAATTTTCCAGGAGTGTATGCCAGAGTGTCCCAGTACCAGGCCTGGATCAAGAGCCAGATCAGCACGGACCAACCAGGCTTCGTCACCTTCTCCTCCAGTGGGAATAACTCTGACCTCACTGTCACCTGTGCTGCACTGTCCGGTGGGGCCacacacctcctctccttctccctctctctcctcctatccctctctcccattctcctttctTTTTATCTTTTCTTATAG
- the zgc:193811 gene encoding uncharacterized protein zgc:193811 has product MALWKGHRRELGQTSAGVGHMYVQPLPFYVESHKGASLPPLFQRSPLVSTSSHFSVTSRLEHDRKPQTGPLANTLHPRAPPHWNTHFLNELAQQLRDCGTVRLLSQPISEMQDSYRGQAAPHGPLLDHYCTLLALYRQLDPGQTPTVTADPLVSTAHAYYRHFSRSEIARSSGLEAPSSYLSLKKSSTHSRLPGHKAPPTMSCHPWLPCPTVPLPYGGKHSLYRDSFRVPAPHPAPSGPLPVAIPDWRQPGPETGAGGAKRGLLRDIVEVPKMYLTENRVYGGNRTVLV; this is encoded by the exons ATGGCTTTGTGGAAGGGACACAGGCGAGAGCTGGGACAGACAAGTGCAGGTGTCGGCCATATGTATGTGCAGCCCTTGCCTTTTTATGTGGAGAGTCACAAG GGTgcatctctgccccctctgttCCAGCGTTCTCCCCTGGTGTCCACCAGCAGTCACTTCTCTGTCACCTCACGCTTGGAGCACGACAGGAAGCCTCAGACGGGGCCCCTGGCCAACACACTGCACCCACGTGCCCCtccacactggaacacacacttCCTCAATGAGCTGGCACAACAG CTCCGGGACTGTGGGACAGTGCGCCTGCTCTCTCAGCCAATCAGTGAAATGCAGGACAGCTACAGGGGCCAGGCTGCTCCACATGGCCCCCTGCTGGACCACTACTGCACCCTACTG GCACTTTATAGACAGCTTGATCCAGGCCAGACCCCGACTGTGACAGCAGATCCTTTAGTCAGCACAGCTCATGCATACTACAGGCACTTTAGCAG GTCAGAGATTGCCCGTTCTTCTGGTCTGGAAGCCCCTTCTTCCTACCTTAGCCTGAAGAAGAGCTCCACCCACAGCCGCCTGCCGGGCCACAAAGCCCCTCCCACCATGTCCTGTCACCCTTGGCTGCCCTGCCCCACTGTGCCCTTACCCTATGGAGGGAAACACAGCCTGTACAGGGACAGCTTCCGTGTGCCTGCCCCTCACCCTGCTCCCTCTGGTCCCTTGCCTGTTGCAATCCCAGACTGGCGACAACCCGGGCCTGAAACTGGTGCTGGAGGAGCTAAGAGAGGGCTTCTCAGGGACATCGTGGAGGTCCCCAAAATGTACCTGACAGAGAACCGGGTCTATGGGGGGAACCGGACCGTACTGGTCTGA